DNA sequence from the Nicotiana tomentosiformis chromosome 3, ASM39032v3, whole genome shotgun sequence genome:
ggtggtatttgcatcgaagatttggcgtcattatctgtatgggaTCCATGTAGATATATtgacggaccataagagccttcaatacattttcaagccgaaggaattgaatttgaggcagagaagatggcttgagttactcaaggattatgacatcgataaTCTGTATCATCTGgagaaggctaatgttgtagcgaatactcttagccggaaatctatgggtagtttggctcacttggaggaatATAAAAGGTCGCTGGCCAAGGAGGTTCACCGGTTGGCtaatttgggagttcgtcttgcggattctagtgaaggaggagtgattgtgcaaaatagggttgaatcatcgcttgttgtggaagtttaagaaaagcaatacaacgacccattgttggtacaactgaaggagaggattcataaacataagaccatggcattttctcttggcatggatgatggtacactaaggtacaaAGGCAGACTATGTGTGCTAGATGTGGATGgttccgggaaagaatcatgaccgaggcttaCACTTCCAAGTATTCTGTGCATCTgagctctacaaagatgtaccatgatcttaaaGAAGTCTActagtggaacgatatgaagatgAATGTAGCGAACTTTATggaaagatgtccaaattgtcaacaaATAAAGTCCAAGCATCAAATGTCGGGTGGGTTGGcccagaacatagaaattcctaTGTGGAAATgagagatgatcaatatggattttttggtaggactacctcgcactcctcgcaagTTCGACTTGATTTGGGTGATTGGGACCGACATACTAAATCAGCAAACTTCTTACTTGTTAAGGCTACTGACACAGCAGAGCAGTATGCTCAattatatatcaaggaaatagtcaggctgcatggtactccagtttccatcatttctgatcggggggcacagtTCACAGCTAACGTTTGGAAGAAGTTTCAGCAAGGGTTGGGCACGCAGGTAAATCTAGTACAattttccatccacagactgacaggcaagtagagcggactattctgacgctcgaggatatgttgtgcgcttgtgttcttgatttcaaaggtagctggcatgatcattttccactcatagaattttcctagaataatagttatcatgctagcattcagatggcaccgttcgaggctttatacgATAGGAGATATAGAtcacccatcggatggtttgagatTAGGGAGGCAGAGTTGATAGGTCCAGATCTTGTGCATCTGGCTATGgagaaagttaagaccattaaGGAGCCTAAAGTCGTCAGAAGTCTTATTCAGACGTGCGTCATAGGGGTTTGGAGTtccaagaggatgattgggttTTCGTGAAGGTTTCCCCATAAAGGGGTTAAtacggtttggtaagaaagggaaattgagtccaaggtatgttggacagtacaaaatcattcagagggtcgttcaggtggcttacaggctagaactacctccagaaATATCCTTAGTGCACATTGTgtttcatgtgtccatgttgaagaaggtgatTGAAGATCTGTCGCTTATTGTTCAAATTGAGACTATAAAGGTTAATGAAGAGTTGagttatgaagaaattccaattgctattcttgataggcaagtccggaagttgagaaataaagagattgcatctgtgaaagtgttatggcaaaaccaacaggttgaagaggccacctgggaagccgaggaagagatgaagaacaAGTACgctaatttatttgaataactTATGTTAGGAATACTCCCTCTTGGTAATGCAATGTTTATAGCGTTGTTGCCGGTGTTATTTTCAAATTGTTTTACATCATTATGTTGTGGTTTTGCTATTAGGATTGGGTTCTGGGATTcactgataggtggataggcccaattacaggggaaactctacaaaaaattttggaaatttagggagttagtcaaaaattggGGATTGTTGGGGTGTGAAGTAACGACTGAATCACTACGGATGCTAATGGCAGATTCTGACCCTTATTCGGGGAAAaaatgatcttaagcgggggaggatgtatgGCCCCGTAAAATCTTACCAAAAACCCTGGGTTCCGTAGTGCCGAGGTGGACTTATGTGTTAACTATTGTAGGAGTGAAGCAGAAACCTGAGCTAATTTTGGGACAaatatgcggtccattctgcggccgcataattatttCGCGGGACGTGCAATCCATCGCAAATCCTACATAAAATATTTCCGGAGGGATGTTCTGCGGCGTATTATATGACCGCAGAATAAGTGTGCGGACCGCAAACCACTTGCAGAGTAAAGTAGAAAATGCCAGTTCTAGAGGGCCATTATGTGGCACATTTTACGGACCGCAAAAgctttatgcggtcgcatatgcaaccgcagattTGCATTGGggcttcatttttttttattattgaaCCCGATCCCATTCTTATAAAATAGCCTTAGAgatcattttagaaggttaaaACTTACATTTATAGAGAGAGGCAGTGTCGTTGAGTGAGAGGGGGAGCTCCTAACCTCATCATTCATCAATGCTTGCTCAAAGATGAAGAATTTGCAAGAacaattcactaggtcttcattctagaggtaaggttctactcatagccctcaatttcgtgattttaattaaaaatagttaataagccaagataattcttgggtgtgggagttgtttattttacatgcatgtaccatcaagggtagtgggaagattgttgagtttgAGTAAACTTTGGGTGGTGGGATGAAAGAAtctaccataggaggaccttgaaaccttaatgcacacctagtgtttgataaaatgctcaagtgagctagaactatgaactcattcctaatttatgttcaattttatTATATATCTAAATATATCTAAGTGGCTAAGATTTTGGAACATTGTAGTAGTTTAAAAGCTCAAGGCGAGGTacgttggctaaactcttctcttagaattgaccCCACAATATCATTGTAAGTCCCGGGatgcttattataaattgatcAATTCGAATAAGCTGTGTCTCAACGTAAGTATGCGTTCAATCTGTACCCTAACGATTCTTGCTATGTTGAGTTACCgtttgagaatgtggtttaagtatgggttgtgtggCATTGTGTTGTGATTTAAAAACATGTTTCTAATGAAAGTTATCATGTCAAtagtgtaagaaatcacatgttcctaagaccctaaattgctcaaatatgtttttaaagtcttgatttgaaaggACTTGTTGTCGAGTATCCACAATGGTATTTGAAAGTAAAGGACGAGAGCATGAAATATGATGTGCGGCCACGTGCCAAGAATTGTATTGCattatggccaatggtgccaataaaatgaacgacatgtaaaagaatatgatatGAGTGATAAATCCATTTAttaataaatgctttgggagtattgtttagtcaccgaggaagggtaggtcgaaataacctaactccgaaactacacgtgccggtgtaggagtaattgaggggtaaatccccgcgTTAATGTGATGgggttgtttccccttatatgggatgatattgatgtgttgagatatttccCCTTCAATGGGATGGGATTATTTCTAGTaagatgtgatgtcgacccacaagGCATTGTGATGACACGGCTTAGCCGCTCGGGTGGAGATCcgacgccatgccgcgcacatgttggtattgtgagtggatgtctcagggtgagacggcttagccgatcggggaGATATCGAACTTCGTGCTAAAACACTGTGGTATATCAATGCTAAAGGTCtcacaatttaaaatatcaaacttgcttgaaatttacctttccctaaCATGACGCTTTGTTActatttgagtctcttattgatttcatgtttctttCTCCGTTtattgttactcgttctattgagagggtgtttagatttacatactagtactattctatatgtactaacgtctattttgccgggggcgttacatctttaatggatgcaggtggttccatagcaggtggtgaTAATCCGTGATAGCAGcataccctctcctcagctgacttggtgagccccactgcacttcggggtcctgtatctcttatCCTTTTTGCATATAATTTTGAGGTATACCTGGGGACTTGTTGCCGACACTGGCTTAACACTCTTTGGTTATGAtggaggctccgtagacatagtgtgggttgtatcttgttTTGGGAAGGTTGAACTTAACTTGTTGTAATTGTACCATTTGTTTTACTTTCACTATGAATGTATAATGTCTTGCTATGGGAACTTGTTTACGAAATAACTAATGGAAACGAActagtgttattcacatgacctcttactgtctagCTAATGAAATGTATTCATCTCTttaatcatgggtgagttgggtagatgacattgtgcaggcttgcttgaccggggtaacCATGTGGAGCGCGGGTCGCGCTCCCTAAGGTCGGGGCGTGGCATAtatggcctaaacatgatttctaacatggatcatagcgcaattactctaacacataggaaTTTCATGGATAGTAACAAGATAGATAACTACACAGCACCAcagaatcaatcgagtcataattcacacggtgcacgcccacatgcccgtcacttagcatgtgcacCACCTCAACTCCagcacataacacgtatattcaggtaTGCATACCCTCAgcacaaagtttagaagtgttacttacctcaaacaaaccGAATACAATAATGAggaagccaaacaatactctagaaatgccatcccatgcGTACCGACCtttgaatggctcgaaactagccaaaagcaactcgaTAACATCagataatgccaaaggaaatgaACCCAATCGATAACGGTCGAATCgttaatcaaaagtccaaagtcaactaaaaagtcaaacctgggcccgcacctcagaatccgacaaaactcacaaaatttgacaacccatttaattacgagtctaaccatactattttcactcaaatcctactctgaatcgatgttcaaaactcaaaaatcacTTTTTGAAATTTTAGATGAAACTCCCtacatttcactttgaaatcatcaatcaaatgccaaaaatgaggatagattcatgaaatataacctaAACCGAGTATAGAATACTTGCCCCAATCCGTATGGTAAAAATTGCCTCCAACATTTCCAAAGTCCGAGCTtctcaactcaaaatatgatcaaatgaacaaaccctcaatACTGTATGCTTCTGTTCAGCTGTTCTATCTCGTTTCTTGTGCCAAATGATCCGCAAACTTACTTTTGATGCATCCAATAGATTCCTCATgaaattccagtcaagttaggcttttgaatcactccatttgaccttattaCAAAGGAGATAAgttttaatatttgaaaatagtgtagatttttaaatacgaattcagtggtaaTTTcgaaattaatctgaaaaattcggcaacccaattcttaataaaatgaccataaattctgCATAAAgagtcgaaacttgatgatttcagtggctatagttccaaaattatgatacggatataatTGGTTTAGTCGAAACAAGAATCAAATGTCGTTTGCTCAATATGACAACCTTTACgctcaaatcgacgtcgaaactaaaaacaatcaccatacaacccaaacttatccaaaactcatcggaatttaaccaaactttgtggacataTCCAATTCTTAgcaaaatgaccataaattctgAATACGATGTCGAAATTGATGATTTCGGTTGTTAttgttccaaaattacgatacagatataATGATTTAGTTGAAACACGAATCAAATgccgtttgctcaatatggtaacctttatactcaaatcgacgtcgaaaccaaaaacaatcaccatacaacccaaacttatccaaaacgcattggaatttaaccaaactttgtggacatgtccaaaattattatacaaacctattagaataATTAAAAACCTGATTCCGAGTCTATTTACCTAAAagccaaaccttggtcaacttttccTATCTAAaccttctaaaacgagaatcattcttccaaattaatcccAAAACGCTCGAAAattgaaaccaaccatacacgtaagtcataatacataatatgaaactactcaaagtctcaaactaccgaatggaatgctaaagTTCAAACGACCGGTCTGATcgttaaaatattattaatattgaaaaGTTCTAATGGACAATAAAGACACATGAAGGCTGAATCCAGAAAGGTTTTATTTTACCTGTGATAAAATATTAGTAAATTCTGTATTTATAAATTAACAATGTGAAATCTTTTAGCGGACTCGGGCATGCAATTTAGGTGACATTATGGTAGAATGTCTAATGGGATAGTGGGAATCTAAAGAAAGATTCACATACTTTAACAGGACAACATAAATTGAGAACTACGGCACAAAAAAGCCCTCTCCATCAAATGATCCTTCATAGTTCTGTTTATAGATTTTTTTAATTACTATCTTCAAGGAGATTATGATATTTTTTGTGCAACTGAACTCCATCCTACATCTTTTAAATTTATCACCCAATTCATTTTTTGTACCTTCTTTTAATTACAGTTCTATAGGAGACTGAATCATCTTTATGCAACTATACATCATCCTAGATTTTTTTGATTGATTATTCTTGTCCATTTTCTTTGAAATAGTATTTCTAGCATGCTTATATTGTGATTGTAGCTATTGATCATGTTCCCCGAATCTTATTATGTACAATGGTACTCATCTTGGTTGTTACTAACATTTTACATCAAAAATTATGGTTTGAATCACATATTCATTTTTAGATTATTTTTTGCAAAATAAAAAACGCTGCAAAATATAAACAAGTTTTGGATATAAATGATCACACCTTACTGCTTATCCATCCTATAAATTTGAAGGTTGTTGTCTACATGAACTGAATTGTTTAATCAAATATCGGACCTGTGCACTGCACGGGCTTTCATTTCTAGTACAACTAGCTAAAACATACTTTATAAATATATAAGAGTAGAAGACCTAGACTTGTCTATTCTCACCAGGTCCCCCATAGAGTATAAAATGTTGATGCTTTGCAGCTTGCCAATGAGGTATATCAACAACCTTGTATAAATTAGGATTGTCTGCATATGCAGTAGTTTTATCTTCATCAATGGTCTCACCTTTATCATTTAGAACTGTAATCTTTCTACAATAAGTTTCATGACCTGTGTTTTCAATGGGTAAAAGTCCGGAGCCCATTGGGGGTCCGGGCACACCTGTAGGACTATATACTACTCCTCCCCACTCAACATTTATAGCAAAGCTTTTTAAATCAGTGAAGATCCTTTGAGGCCAAAATCCAATTTGTTTATAGTCCTCTTCAAGCAAGAGCCACCAATTCCCGTTGActaaatccttttatttttaataacAAGTGTCTAGGTTAGTATTTTTGTGCATACACTAAAAGATTTTATGGAAACTTAATAAAAGAAAGATAAAGCGTACCCGATCGATGGACATGGTGTCCTCCCATGAAGCTTCTCCAATTTGTGAAATAGTATCGTATAGCATATCAATAGGTATCTTAGTGTTCACCAATACAAAGCCAGGGCATAGTATATTGAAGCAATGTATATTACCAGCctatttataaaaatttctcttacataagttatgaaaattaaGGTACATAGATAAACCAAATTTTATGTACTTGATAATAAAATCATAGGAGTATATTTAGATATTTAACTTACCCGAAAATGTATAAATAGCCTAGTTTTAGTATCCCCGTAAAGTGTTGGATCCACCTAGAGCACGAAATAAATTTATCATGATAATTGAGTGGAAGCTTACTGATAAAAATTTAAACTTGCATCTagacaacaaaaataacaacaaagacaacaacaacccagtataatctcactagtagaGTCTGggggagtctggggagggtagtgtgtacgcatatcttacccctaccctagggtagagaggctgtttccgatagaaactcggcttcctccctccaaCAACAACTCCTCACCATGCTCTTGaggtgactcaaactcacaacctcttggttggaagtggagggtgcttaccactagagcaacacaCTCTTGTCAAAACTTGCATCTAGAGTATAGTATGTATTCAAAACTTATCACATTGTCTTTTTCTTTATTCTCCTAACCCAACCCTACTCAAAAGAATAAAtaacttaaaaataaataatgatgtcaaattgaaaagaaaataattaattttatagcATAAGTATTGAACTTACTCTCCATCCAACTTGTACAATATCTGACCCTTTTTGAATTTTCAATCGACATGCACTATGTTGCTGACCTTCAACGTGAGGATTCCATAAACTAGCTGCCATTGTTGCTCCCCCAAActtattatttggattatttaagTTCGAGCTATTACAACCtgaatataataattaattcatggtAAAATTAAGTGCATCCAAATTTAGCATGTTCATATTTGCTTGAAATCTTAATATTTATTTTACAACAAACAATGAGGGGCCAAggaaaaagtgagaaattaaaagaGAGCTTGAGTAAGACTTAATTTGTGCCTACTATAAGACAAGTGAAGGCAAGCTTTCAAAGAAAAGCCACTCACACTAGTAAAGTGCTATTTGTATATTATTCccctttataattttaaaattaaaaaaatgaccTTTTTAGATCTTTTATGTGCAAAAGACATATCTCTTATGTGTAAAGATAAATCTCCCgtatgttaaaaaaaaaaaaaaaaggtagggtcataaaattaaaaacaagtttgtaaagAGCCACAGACCGAATTGACCCCATTGCTAAGCCTATATGTTTAACTATTTTCATATATATTAAAGCcaaaaaagatatatatatttatatattttctcttttatatttattttctatattaaaaatatatttttaattgtatttttatatttagcaaatcaagagaaaaataaattatatttcatATATTACTCTTACCATTATCTACTTATTCCTAAATTAATTTTCAAGATTTTTTGAAATATTGTCATTATTATAAGTATATGATAAAATATGTATTTCATTCATTATTTCTTAAAGGTAGTGTGCAAAGTTTATTATGGACAAGTGAaaatgaacggagggagtatcaaGTAAGCTTAGCtcaaaaaagaaacaaaagaaattcTACATATCAACTCTATTCCTCCACATGTATACCTTGTATCCTTACGAagatttgtattttctttttggCTCACTATTGTTAGCCTGTGAACAAGCAggtaaatatataaatatatatgagATTAGTCGCGGTACTTGAGAAGTAAACATATTTAATCTCTTAATGCATGACTTTTTTGTAAGTCTTACTTAGTTTGATGAATTTTTATACTGTTATATCTATAAAGATTATATTGTTTGAACGTGAAATATTCAAGCTAAAGCTATTAATTAGTATAAAATTATCTTACAATAGCCAATTGGACATCAAATGTTATATCTTCGGTGGTGGAATATGTCTTTGTCTAATAAGATCTTCTTTGTCAATCCTTTTAATAGGAACTGTTCCAACAGGACAACCTTCACCGTTTAGCCATATTGTTGATAACCCACTAGTTGTAGAGGTACATGAATTCTGCTTTAACCTATGTAAAGTAGCTCCCACCTGTCCATCCAAAATTAAGAAAATTGTATGTcacaaatttatatttttataaaataagtcCATGGTAAATGGAGATTAGAGACATGCCTCACGATGAAAATTATGATTCCGCAGCAATGGATGATCAAATACAGGTTGCTTGTAAAAATTCACACAATCGTATAAATCCCCATATGTAGTCTGCGTGgcaaaaaaatcataaaataaataatctctAATATACTGATTGCATATCTTGCTATCCGATTTGTAACTTTTGAATACATAAAAACTGGAATAATAATAACCAATCTCATAATTTATCATTTTATCCATATTTAATTTGAGTTTCAACAGCCAAAAAAGACTTTTATCAAACTAAATGTTTTGGCTTTATTAAAATGACGAAATTAATATAAACACATAAAAAGTACTGTGATATAGAaggttatttatttttaatacaacatatatttttaaaaaggaaaaaaaagtctATCTAAGAAAGTTTAGTTTGATATTTTTAAATCTTCGTGGTCAAAGATGGATGATTTGCTCACCACCAAAGAGGTATGCTGGGATGTTGATATCCCTCCGCCCTTAACCAAAGATTAAATTAGGTTCAagcattaaaaataaaaaaagatttgTTATGGAGTACTTCGTTCATTAATGTACTACAATGGTTTTCAACCAAAATGTATACCTTTATTGTTTTGACGGCTGGCTTGTTCAAACGTTTAAGTTGTTTTTCCAATTACAAGTCCTCTAGTTCCGAATACCTCTTTGTTTCTCCTTGAACCCCATTATAACTCAGAAGAAATAAATATAGAACCAACAAAGTTTGTCGCATAACTTTTTGATTCATCACCATCGCCtgaattcaagaatttattttTACAGGTATTAATGTCAAAATATATACGTATGTACAACAAACtaatattcaaaaaaataaattaattaacaCAAGAAAAAATATACTAAACGAGCTAACTGCATATTAATACAACATGAAAGCAACAAATGGTAAACTTACTTGATTCACTAGATGTATATATGAGAGATGAAGTTTGGAGCACTTGTAATTACCTTGGTAGTATGAGTAAAATGATATATAATAGAGTTCGTAGAAGTCTTTTAACTTAATGTAACTTTCTTGAGTACGATTACCAGAATCTACAGAAGATTTTTTTTAATGCATATTTGCTTACTTCTGAGTACAATCCAAAAAGATAATATGTCCATAGATTAATTCAAATTAATGCATATTTGCTTACTTCTGAGTACAATCCAAAAAGATAATCTATCCATAGATTAGTTCAAATTAACAAAAAGCACGTAGATTATATGTTAGTAAAGATGGTATAGTATGAAAAAAATATAATCTGATatatatatctatttatattactgaAAGAAAATAATACTCCAACGTTTAGAACATAACTAAtattactcaaaaatccaatcaAGCCGTAGTACACATGTGTACGGATAAAATCGAGGGTAAAAGTCTACCCCGATTTCCCGACGAGGAAATGAAGGGAGAACATGGGTCCACGATGTTGTAATCGAGGTCTGAGACCCTTCATATCGATGCCCATAGGGAGCAAACGATGTAAGCGTCATCGGATGTGGTAAAGCAACGCACCTCGGGCCAAGAATAAGGTATAGACCTCAGGAGACACGATGAACGGTTGTGCATGGCGGATAGAGAGCTATGATGCTCGCCCACAACTGGATATCACGGCGCGAATCTCGCTTGATGTCGATTGCAGATCAACAATTACCACGaaagaaagatttttacctttttgagACTTCTATTAGGactaaaactctcctactatataaaggggaggttTTTCTTTTTATTGGACATGTTGTCACACGCGAATCAAAGCAATACCAGTTTATTTTCTGCCTTTTAGCTATTGTTAAAGTTTTTCTCATTTGTTATGTTCTACATTAACGGCTGGGCTTGAATCGTGGGTCCAACCGAGGACAAGGTCATTAGTCAGACTAAATTCAGGCTTGGCCATAATATTACAACTGGTTTGACGTTTATTTCATTTCTAATTCATTTATTTGATATTCTTAATTTTTCATGTTGGATTaaaccacatatccttaaaatcgtgTACAAATTAAATTGTTACCCAATGttggggtaaacagtttggcgcccaccgtggggctaaggataacaatggtgatttgatacgaattttcataacacaccttattttatgcttgttctttgaagtcttaatttcaggtcaacccaaaaatatcaaactcccagtctgctcacttgaataTTGACGCTGAGTTTGTCCATCACggcaaaaataataatttggtgCCCAGTAACAAGGTGCCTCCTGCTGATCCCAACAGTCTCCCAGTTGTCGATCCGGTCGATGCTAACTCGCAGGTGGCCATCAATGTCAATTTGCCAACTGATCCCGAAGGCGAAGACAATGGGTTAAGCCTACAGCTAATCTTaaaaatgttg
Encoded proteins:
- the LOC104093186 gene encoding protein neprosin-like, with the translated sequence MAASLWNPHVEGQQHSACRLKIQKGSDIVQVGWRVDPTLYGDTKTRLFIHFRAGNIHCFNILCPGFVLVNTKIPIDMLYDTISQIGEASWEDTMSIDRDLVNGNWWLLLEEDYKQIGFWPQRIFTDLKSFAINVEWGGVVYSPTGVPGPPMGSGLLPIENTGHETYCRKITVLNDKGETIDEDKTTAYADNPNLYKVVDIPHWQAAKHQHFILYGGPGENRQV